A window from Pseudomonas kribbensis encodes these proteins:
- a CDS encoding efflux RND transporter periplasmic adaptor subunit encodes MDKKLIVVAAATLALGIGIGSMWAGNAGIDAHADEASEHADHAEEGTAAEGEHGEEGHIELTAEQITAAGIQLAEAKAQRISLGLPFPGEVRFDEDRTAHVVPRVPGVVESVSVNLGQSVKKGQLLAVIASQQISDQRSEQAAAQRRLALARTTFEREKKLWQDKISAEQDFLQARQALEEAEIAVSNARQKISVLSDSVVATGGNRYELRAPFDGVVVEKHLTPGEVVDDTTAAFTLSDLSRVWVTFGVSPKDLNKVQVGKPVTVSAAELNAEVSGTVAYVGSLLGEQTRTATVRVTLENPQGSWRPGLFVTALVATDSRQAKVAVPETAIQTVEDKPTVFVRTDDGFKAQAVELGSRAAGQVEVTAGLEPGVQVASAGSFVLKSELGKASAEHSH; translated from the coding sequence ATGGATAAAAAACTGATCGTGGTCGCTGCGGCGACCTTGGCGCTGGGCATTGGCATCGGGTCGATGTGGGCGGGCAACGCGGGCATCGATGCGCATGCCGATGAAGCCTCCGAGCACGCGGATCACGCAGAAGAGGGCACTGCCGCCGAAGGCGAGCATGGCGAAGAAGGACACATCGAATTGACGGCGGAGCAGATCACGGCGGCGGGTATTCAACTGGCCGAAGCGAAGGCGCAGCGCATCAGTCTCGGCTTGCCGTTCCCCGGCGAAGTGCGCTTCGACGAGGATCGCACCGCCCATGTGGTGCCACGTGTACCGGGGGTGGTCGAGTCGGTGTCGGTCAATCTCGGGCAGTCGGTGAAGAAGGGTCAGTTGCTGGCCGTGATCGCCAGTCAGCAGATTTCCGATCAGCGCAGCGAACAGGCGGCCGCACAACGCCGTCTGGCCCTGGCGCGCACGACGTTCGAACGCGAGAAGAAACTGTGGCAGGACAAGATCTCCGCCGAACAGGATTTCCTCCAGGCCCGCCAAGCCCTGGAAGAAGCCGAGATTGCCGTGAGCAACGCCCGGCAAAAGATCAGCGTCCTCAGCGACAGCGTGGTCGCTACCGGCGGCAATCGTTATGAACTGCGGGCGCCGTTCGATGGCGTGGTGGTGGAAAAACACCTGACGCCGGGCGAGGTGGTCGATGATACCACGGCGGCTTTCACGCTCTCGGACTTGTCGCGGGTGTGGGTCACCTTCGGGGTTTCACCGAAGGATTTGAACAAGGTGCAAGTGGGCAAACCCGTCACCGTCAGCGCGGCGGAACTGAATGCTGAAGTCAGCGGCACCGTGGCTTACGTCGGCAGCCTGCTCGGTGAACAGACCCGTACCGCGACCGTGCGCGTCACCCTGGAAAACCCGCAAGGCTCATGGCGCCCCGGCCTGTTTGTCACCGCGCTGGTCGCGACCGACAGCCGTCAGGCCAAGGTCGCCGTACCGGAAACCGCGATCCAGACCGTCGAGGACAAACCCACGGTATTCGTGCGCACCGACGACGGCTTCAAGGCGCAAGCGGTGGAGCTGGGCAGTCGCGCGGCGGGGCAGGTGGAAGTCACCGCCGGACTGGAGCCGGGCGTGCAAGTCGCCAGCGCCGGCAGCTTCGTCCTCAAATCGGAGCTGGGCAAAGCCTCGGCCGAGCACAGTCATTAA
- a CDS encoding heavy metal response regulator transcription factor translates to MRILVVEDELKAAEYLHQGLTESGYIVDHAVNGADGLHLAQQQVYDLIILDVNLPELDGWSVLEQLRRTHSTRVMMLTARGRLADKIRGLDLGADDYLVKPFEFPELLARVRTLMRRSENIPVPQVLKVADLELDPGRHRAFRGTQRIDLTTKEFALLHLLMRQSGEVLTRTQIISLVWDMNFDCDTNVVEVSIRRLRAKIDDPFDSKLIHTLRGVGYVLEARE, encoded by the coding sequence ATGCGAATCCTTGTCGTCGAGGACGAGCTTAAAGCTGCCGAATACTTGCATCAGGGTCTGACGGAAAGTGGTTATATCGTTGACCATGCCGTTAACGGTGCCGACGGTTTGCACTTGGCGCAACAACAGGTTTATGACCTGATCATTCTGGATGTGAATCTGCCGGAGCTCGACGGCTGGAGCGTGCTTGAACAACTGCGTCGCACTCACTCCACCCGGGTGATGATGCTCACCGCACGGGGGCGCCTGGCAGACAAGATCCGGGGGCTGGATCTGGGCGCCGACGACTATCTGGTCAAACCCTTCGAGTTTCCGGAACTGTTGGCCCGGGTGCGCACCCTGATGCGTCGCAGCGAAAACATCCCGGTACCGCAGGTACTCAAAGTGGCTGATCTGGAACTCGACCCGGGCCGACACCGGGCGTTTCGCGGCACGCAGCGCATCGACCTGACCACCAAGGAATTCGCTCTGCTGCACCTGCTGATGCGCCAGTCCGGCGAAGTGCTGACCCGCACCCAGATCATCTCGCTGGTGTGGGACATGAACTTCGACTGCGACACCAACGTGGTCGAGGTCTCGATCCGCCGCTTGCGGGCGAAGATCGACGACCCGTTCGACAGCAAGCTGATCCACACCCTGCGCGGTGTCGGCTATGTGCTGGAGGCGCGGGAATGA
- a CDS encoding class I SAM-dependent methyltransferase — protein sequence MNRLDRSRELALASTMHLHIDEKGTVGHYLEPPGSGLHHVFFLRVNGEVWVGRKRLQRDRHFRWHASSVLKPCMLLGPHLHSLWGDEGLSIGYRTASVEQKAQTFERALRLPDSEILFPFPIVDAAGREVVCPADFWQCSESLAEQLNNDEQHLREQCAGLLQAITETGALIYDPACSTGEFIAHLARALPDCLCLGSDRSASMIEHARQVHGSTSVEFRLLDASDAFDAGIHCDVLILRFLNAEVLTRREARTAFESLIRCVKPGGTLLVFGHTPVLIPVVWLAAAHNLQLESTVAARPGQMELFQFYRLKVATA from the coding sequence ATGAACCGACTCGATCGCTCCCGGGAACTGGCATTGGCCAGTACCATGCACCTTCACATCGACGAGAAAGGTACTGTCGGCCATTACCTCGAACCGCCAGGCAGCGGACTGCATCATGTGTTTTTCCTGCGGGTGAATGGCGAGGTCTGGGTCGGCCGCAAGCGCCTGCAACGTGACCGGCATTTTCGATGGCACGCCAGCAGCGTGCTCAAACCCTGCATGTTGCTGGGTCCGCATCTCCACTCACTATGGGGGGATGAAGGTTTGTCGATCGGCTATCGGACGGCCTCTGTCGAACAGAAAGCGCAGACCTTTGAACGAGCATTACGCCTGCCTGACAGCGAGATTCTGTTCCCGTTTCCGATAGTTGACGCGGCAGGACGGGAAGTGGTCTGTCCGGCTGATTTCTGGCAATGCAGCGAATCACTGGCCGAACAATTGAACAACGATGAACAACACCTGCGCGAACAGTGCGCGGGGCTGCTCCAGGCAATCACCGAAACCGGCGCGTTGATCTACGACCCGGCCTGTTCGACGGGCGAATTCATTGCCCACCTCGCCCGCGCCCTGCCCGACTGCCTGTGCCTGGGGAGTGATCGCTCAGCCTCGATGATCGAACACGCCCGACAAGTTCATGGGAGCACGTCTGTCGAGTTTCGTTTGCTCGATGCGAGTGACGCCTTTGATGCCGGAATTCACTGCGATGTACTGATCCTGCGCTTCCTCAACGCCGAAGTCTTGACCCGCCGTGAAGCCCGGACCGCATTCGAATCACTCATCCGGTGCGTCAAACCTGGAGGCACCCTCCTCGTTTTCGGTCACACCCCGGTGCTGATCCCTGTCGTCTGGCTCGCCGCCGCCCACAACCTGCAACTGGAATCCACCGTCGCGGCACGTCCGGG
- a CDS encoding YcaO-like family protein, with product MDKTRMAERELTAEQAERRIQTELSRLGLTPVTRTLGSKVVAVQASLHGSDNRHARGGGKGYADQAHLGALYEALEHYWTDERFATDVHHETEHYFKDSPIFADDSLLQRLCQQNVRIPCRTYVCPPWHERFSYPLALTSPNGSRQHSLTGTADCRVVRRYASNSGTAIGATYSEAMLHAANECIERDAVSLFLLNHFYYENHPPLRRVARLSDGDDLGRLWTDAEQEIGGEIVLADISSEFKARTFLAFTTEPGPHPQVYGSGCSLDPRHAAWRALSELVQLQLNAAEPEYHQTLTNALRNLQPFPRLLRCAQFDPQMLLHRCPQHEVALPGVSEDMSVDDQLNLLTQDLQSHGRTLGASILQQTGLGTTLLNVVIPGLERFFVVSSGNVVIPQARGRTLDRAAP from the coding sequence ATGGACAAGACAAGGATGGCCGAGCGTGAGCTGACGGCCGAACAGGCAGAGCGACGTATCCAGACCGAACTTTCACGCCTCGGCCTCACGCCGGTAACCCGTACACTCGGCAGCAAGGTGGTCGCCGTTCAGGCGAGTCTTCACGGCAGCGACAATCGCCATGCCCGTGGCGGCGGCAAGGGTTATGCGGATCAGGCACACCTGGGCGCGCTGTATGAAGCCCTCGAACATTATTGGACGGATGAACGCTTCGCGACCGATGTTCACCACGAGACGGAGCACTATTTCAAAGACTCGCCGATCTTTGCCGATGACTCGCTTCTGCAGAGGCTCTGTCAGCAAAACGTGCGCATCCCCTGCAGGACCTACGTCTGTCCGCCGTGGCATGAGCGGTTTTCCTATCCGCTTGCGCTGACCTCGCCCAACGGCTCACGTCAGCACTCGTTAACGGGCACGGCCGACTGCCGCGTGGTGCGACGCTACGCCAGCAACAGCGGCACCGCCATTGGCGCCACTTACAGCGAAGCGATGCTGCACGCCGCCAACGAATGCATCGAACGCGATGCGGTGTCGTTATTTCTGCTCAACCATTTCTATTACGAAAATCACCCGCCCCTGCGACGGGTAGCCCGCCTCAGTGACGGCGACGACCTCGGACGTCTGTGGACCGATGCCGAACAGGAAATCGGCGGAGAAATCGTGCTGGCGGATATCAGCAGCGAATTCAAGGCACGAACCTTTCTGGCCTTCACGACTGAACCGGGGCCTCATCCACAGGTTTACGGCAGTGGCTGTTCACTCGACCCACGTCACGCCGCATGGCGTGCGCTCAGTGAACTGGTGCAATTGCAATTGAATGCCGCCGAGCCCGAATACCACCAGACGCTGACCAATGCACTGCGCAACCTGCAGCCCTTCCCGCGCCTGCTGCGCTGCGCGCAATTTGATCCGCAGATGCTGTTGCATCGCTGCCCGCAACACGAAGTAGCGCTGCCCGGCGTCAGTGAGGACATGTCCGTGGACGATCAACTCAACTTGCTGACTCAAGACCTGCAAAGCCATGGCCGTACGCTGGGCGCTTCGATCCTGCAGCAAACCGGGCTCGGCACAACCCTGCTCAACGTGGTGATTCCCGGACTGGAGAGGTTTTTCGTGGTCTCCAGCGGCAACGTTGTCATCCCGCAGGCCCGGGGTCGTACTCTGGATAGAGCCGCTCCATGA
- a CDS encoding heavy metal sensor histidine kinase: MKPASLSLRLGLTVSILGALLVVFLAILAYFALTHELNALSRDSLEKKMAQVEHSLSLYVDANEVSGKPHILLDQVMGHDNLTLTIYDRGNLRSPLLKSGTGLTDPRIELKAVRATTDQLTYTDSADAEGAKFLTASKLIRLKDGSNVPVLLSMDNAHDQALLSAYLRSTLMALPLLLVFIGLTAWGAVQRGLAPLREFRKVAARVTTQDLDHRLSVVNMPQELSELAQGINVMLDRLDSGVQQLSQFSDDLAHELRTPINNLMGKAQVTLSRERSVEDYKDVLVSCTEELERVARIVSDMLFLAQASQPMAHASFEPIALEDEAFRVTDLFSLSAQEKQIHLKVVGSARVSGDRLMIQRAISNLLSNALRHCPPGKTVSLFIEQSPTQVALRVSNPGAGIEAQHLPHLFDRFYRVDSSRTRSQGSTGLGLAIVRSIMSLHSGTAQVQSRPGAMTVFSLVFPVFAERH, translated from the coding sequence ATGAAGCCGGCCAGCCTGTCGCTGCGACTGGGCCTGACCGTCAGCATTCTCGGTGCGTTGCTGGTGGTGTTCCTGGCGATCCTCGCGTATTTCGCCCTGACCCATGAACTGAACGCGTTGTCCCGTGACAGCCTGGAAAAGAAGATGGCGCAGGTGGAACACAGCCTGTCGCTGTACGTCGATGCCAATGAAGTCAGTGGCAAGCCGCACATTCTGCTCGATCAGGTCATGGGGCATGACAACCTGACGCTGACGATTTATGACCGGGGCAATTTGCGCTCGCCGCTGCTCAAGTCCGGAACAGGATTGACGGACCCACGGATCGAATTGAAAGCGGTGCGGGCGACGACCGATCAACTGACTTACACCGACAGCGCCGATGCTGAAGGCGCGAAGTTTCTCACTGCCTCGAAGCTGATTCGTCTGAAGGACGGCAGCAACGTGCCGGTACTGTTGTCGATGGACAATGCCCACGACCAGGCGCTACTCAGCGCCTACCTGCGCTCGACGCTGATGGCCTTGCCGTTGCTGCTGGTGTTCATCGGTCTGACCGCCTGGGGCGCAGTGCAGCGTGGACTGGCGCCGCTGCGCGAGTTTCGCAAAGTCGCGGCCCGGGTGACCACACAGGACCTCGACCACCGGCTTTCAGTGGTGAACATGCCTCAGGAACTGAGCGAACTGGCGCAGGGCATCAACGTGATGCTTGATCGTCTGGACAGCGGCGTGCAGCAGTTGTCGCAGTTCTCCGATGATCTGGCCCACGAACTGCGTACGCCGATCAACAACCTGATGGGCAAGGCTCAGGTCACGCTGTCGCGGGAGCGCTCGGTCGAGGACTACAAGGACGTGTTGGTGTCGTGCACTGAGGAACTGGAGCGCGTCGCGCGGATTGTCTCGGACATGCTGTTTCTGGCTCAGGCCAGTCAGCCGATGGCGCACGCATCGTTCGAGCCGATTGCACTGGAAGATGAGGCGTTCAGGGTGACCGACCTGTTTTCCCTGTCGGCGCAGGAAAAGCAGATTCATCTGAAGGTGGTCGGCAGCGCCCGGGTGTCGGGTGACCGTTTGATGATCCAGCGGGCGATATCGAACTTGCTGTCCAATGCCCTGCGCCACTGCCCGCCCGGCAAAACCGTTTCGCTGTTCATTGAACAGTCACCGACACAGGTGGCGCTGCGGGTGAGCAATCCCGGCGCGGGTATCGAAGCGCAGCACTTGCCACATCTGTTCGACCGTTTCTACCGGGTCGACAGCAGCCGCACCCGCTCACAGGGCAGCACCGGTCTGGGGCTGGCCATCGTGCGCTCGATCATGAGCCTGCATTCGGGAACCGCGCAGGTGCAGAGCCGTCCGGGGGCGATGACGGTTTTCAGTCTGGTGTTCCCTGTTTTTGCAGAAAGGCACTAA
- a CDS encoding CusA/CzcA family heavy metal efflux RND transporter, producing MFERLIQFAIEQRIIVLLAVLLMAGLGIASYQKLPIDAVPDITNVQVQINTGAAGFSPLETEQRITFPIETAMAGLPALEQTRSLSRSGLSQVTVIFKDGTDLFFARQLVNERLQSAKEQLPEGVEAVMGPISTGLGEIFLWTVETREGALKDDGTPYTPTDLRVIQDWIIKPQLRNVPGVAEINTIGGFAKEYQIAPDPKKLAAYKLTLTDLVTALERNNANVGAGYIERSGEQLLIRAPGQVASTEDIANIVMANVDGTPIRIKNVATVDIGRELRSGAATENGREVVLGTVFMLIGENSRTVSQAVAAKLEQINKSLPDGVIAVPVYDRTHLVDKAIATVKKNLVEGAILVIAILFLFLGNIRAALITAMVIPLSMLFTFTGMFSNKVSANLMSLGALDFGIIVDGAVVIVENTLRRLAHAQQHHGRLLTRSERFHEVFAAAKEARRPLIFGQLIIMVVYLPIFALSGVEGKMFHPMAFTVVIALLGAMLLSVTFVPAAIALFVTGKVKEEEGVVMRGARRVYAPALAWVMSHRAMAVGAALGVIVLSGVVTSRMGSEFVPSLSEGDFALQALRVPGTSLTQSVDMQQRLETLILNKVPEVERVFARTGTAEIASDPMPPNISDSYVMLKPKDQWPDPGKSRETLMAELQQAAATLPGSNYELSQPIQLRFNELISGVRSDVAVKVFGDDMDVLNATATKIAAAMQKVNGASEVKVEQTTGLPVLTINIDRDKAARYGLNVGDVQDTIAVAVGGQKAGTMYEGDRRFDMVVRLSDAMRKDVEGLSALLIPVPAAGGDAASQIGFIALKDVASLDLVLGPNQVSRENGKRLVIVSANVRGRDIGSFVAEAGEVIERDVQVPAGYWTTWGGQFEQLQSAAKRLQIVVPVALLLVFGLLFMMFNNLKDGLLVFTGIPFALTGGVMALWLRDIPLSISAGVGFIALSGVAVLNGLVMIAFIRNLREEGRSLSEAINVGALTRLRPVLMTALVASLGFIPMALATGTGAEVQRPLATVVIGGILSSTILTLLILPALYQIAHRRDEESPTAA from the coding sequence ATGTTCGAACGCCTGATCCAGTTTGCCATCGAGCAGCGCATCATCGTGCTGCTCGCCGTTCTGCTCATGGCCGGCCTCGGCATCGCCAGTTACCAGAAACTGCCGATCGACGCCGTGCCCGATATCACCAACGTCCAGGTGCAGATCAACACCGGCGCGGCCGGTTTTTCGCCGCTGGAAACCGAACAGCGCATCACTTTTCCGATTGAAACCGCGATGGCCGGCCTGCCGGCGCTGGAGCAGACCCGCTCGCTGTCGCGCTCGGGGCTTTCGCAAGTCACGGTGATCTTCAAGGACGGCACCGACCTGTTCTTTGCCCGGCAATTGGTCAACGAGCGGTTGCAGTCCGCCAAGGAGCAATTGCCCGAAGGCGTGGAAGCGGTGATGGGGCCGATCTCCACCGGGCTCGGCGAGATCTTTTTATGGACGGTCGAGACCAGGGAGGGCGCGCTGAAAGATGACGGCACGCCCTACACGCCGACCGATCTGCGGGTAATCCAGGACTGGATCATCAAGCCGCAACTGCGCAACGTCCCCGGCGTAGCCGAGATCAACACCATCGGCGGTTTCGCCAAGGAGTACCAGATTGCCCCCGATCCGAAAAAACTCGCGGCCTACAAACTGACCCTCACCGATCTGGTGACGGCGCTGGAGCGCAACAATGCCAACGTCGGCGCCGGGTACATCGAGCGCAGCGGCGAGCAATTGCTGATTCGCGCACCTGGTCAGGTGGCGAGCACCGAGGACATTGCCAACATCGTCATGGCCAACGTCGACGGCACGCCGATCCGGATCAAGAACGTTGCCACCGTAGATATTGGCCGTGAACTGCGCTCCGGCGCCGCCACAGAAAATGGCCGCGAAGTGGTTCTGGGGACGGTGTTCATGCTGATCGGCGAGAACAGCCGCACGGTCTCCCAGGCCGTCGCCGCCAAGCTCGAACAGATCAACAAATCCTTGCCCGACGGCGTGATCGCGGTGCCGGTGTACGACCGCACGCATCTGGTGGACAAAGCCATCGCCACGGTAAAGAAGAACCTCGTCGAAGGCGCGATTCTGGTCATTGCGATCCTCTTCCTGTTCCTCGGCAACATCCGCGCCGCGCTGATTACCGCGATGGTGATTCCGCTGTCGATGCTGTTCACCTTCACCGGGATGTTCAGCAACAAGGTCAGCGCCAACCTGATGAGTCTTGGTGCGCTGGACTTCGGCATCATCGTCGACGGCGCAGTGGTGATCGTCGAAAACACCCTGCGACGGTTGGCCCATGCGCAGCAGCACCATGGACGGTTGCTGACGCGGTCCGAACGTTTCCATGAAGTGTTTGCCGCGGCGAAAGAGGCGCGGCGCCCGCTGATTTTCGGCCAGTTGATCATCATGGTCGTGTACCTGCCGATCTTTGCCCTGAGCGGCGTCGAAGGGAAAATGTTCCACCCGATGGCGTTCACCGTGGTCATTGCGTTGCTTGGCGCCATGCTCTTGTCCGTCACCTTTGTGCCTGCCGCGATTGCGCTGTTCGTCACCGGCAAGGTCAAGGAAGAAGAGGGCGTAGTGATGCGCGGCGCACGTCGTGTGTATGCACCGGCGCTGGCTTGGGTCATGTCCCATCGGGCGATGGCGGTCGGTGCGGCGTTGGGCGTGATCGTGCTCAGTGGCGTGGTCACCAGCCGCATGGGCAGCGAGTTTGTGCCGAGTCTCAGCGAAGGCGATTTTGCATTGCAGGCGCTACGCGTGCCGGGCACCAGCCTGACGCAGTCGGTGGACATGCAGCAGCGGCTGGAAACGCTGATCCTTAATAAGGTGCCGGAAGTCGAGCGCGTGTTCGCCCGCACCGGCACGGCGGAAATCGCCTCCGACCCGATGCCGCCAAACATCTCCGACAGCTACGTGATGCTCAAACCGAAGGACCAATGGCCGGATCCGGGCAAGTCCCGGGAAACCCTGATGGCCGAACTACAACAGGCCGCCGCGACGCTGCCGGGCAGCAACTATGAACTGTCGCAGCCAATCCAGTTGCGCTTCAACGAGCTGATCTCTGGCGTGCGCAGCGACGTGGCGGTGAAGGTGTTCGGCGATGACATGGACGTGCTCAACGCCACGGCGACGAAGATTGCTGCCGCGATGCAGAAGGTCAACGGCGCGTCCGAGGTCAAGGTCGAGCAAACCACCGGGCTGCCGGTGCTGACCATCAACATAGACCGCGATAAAGCGGCGCGTTACGGGCTCAACGTCGGCGATGTGCAGGACACGATCGCGGTGGCTGTTGGCGGGCAGAAGGCCGGGACGATGTATGAAGGCGACCGCCGATTCGACATGGTCGTGCGTTTGTCCGACGCCATGCGCAAGGACGTCGAAGGGTTGTCGGCGCTGCTGATTCCAGTGCCGGCGGCTGGCGGTGATGCAGCCAGTCAGATCGGTTTCATTGCACTGAAGGATGTCGCCAGCCTCGATCTGGTGCTGGGGCCGAATCAGGTCAGCCGCGAGAACGGCAAGCGCCTGGTAATCGTCAGCGCCAACGTACGCGGGCGGGATATCGGCTCGTTCGTCGCCGAGGCGGGCGAAGTGATCGAGCGCGACGTGCAGGTGCCGGCGGGTTACTGGACCACCTGGGGCGGGCAGTTCGAGCAACTGCAATCGGCGGCCAAGCGTTTGCAGATCGTGGTGCCGGTGGCGTTGCTGCTGGTGTTCGGGTTGCTGTTCATGATGTTCAACAACCTCAAGGACGGCTTGCTGGTGTTCACCGGGATTCCGTTTGCGTTGACCGGCGGGGTCATGGCGTTGTGGCTGCGGGACATTCCGCTGTCGATTTCCGCGGGTGTCGGGTTTATCGCATTGTCCGGTGTGGCGGTGCTCAATGGCCTGGTGATGATTGCGTTCATCCGCAATCTGCGGGAGGAAGGGCGTTCGCTGTCCGAGGCGATCAATGTCGGCGCGCTGACACGGTTGCGACCGGTGTTGATGACCGCGCTGGTGGCGTCCCTGGGCTTCATTCCGATGGCCCTGGCGACCGGTACCGGGGCTGAGGTGCAACGGCCGCTGGCCACGGTGGTGATCGGCGGGATCCTGTCCTCGACCATTCTCACGCTGCTGATCCTGCCGGCGCTGTATCAGATCGCGCACCGCCGGGACGAGGAGTCACCCACGGCAGCCTAG
- a CDS encoding TolC family protein, which translates to MPGLIERTARSRLKKTASGLLLLACTGLASASTLTLDQALQTAFTGNPDLAAAQWEIGIAEGDRKQAGLIPNPEVSWEAEDTRRQSRTTTVMLSQPIELGGKRGARIDVASRAQDAAGIELERKRNALRADVIQAFNGAQTAQQRLQLSRQSLQLAEHGVRVAQGRIEAGKSSPVEGTRAQVQLSEVRLELSRAERDQANAYQQLAQVMGAPLPTSTTVQSAAQSLPSVPPPTRLLERLNETPELRLARLQIDQREASLGLEKSQRIPDLTVSIGSQYSETERERVNVVGLSMPIPLFNRNQGNVLAAARRADQARDLRNATELRLRTEIQTTLEQWQTANGEIQAFDRTILPAAQSAVDSATRGFEMGKFGFLDVLDAQRTLIAARSQYIQAVSEATDARVRIERIFGDLGINR; encoded by the coding sequence TTGCCCGGTTTAATAGAACGGACGGCGCGCTCACGCCTGAAAAAAACCGCCAGCGGCCTCTTGTTGCTGGCCTGTACAGGTCTTGCCAGTGCATCGACCCTGACCCTGGATCAGGCCCTGCAAACCGCCTTCACCGGTAACCCGGATCTGGCCGCTGCGCAGTGGGAAATCGGCATTGCCGAAGGTGACCGCAAACAGGCGGGCCTGATCCCCAATCCCGAGGTTTCGTGGGAGGCCGAAGACACCCGGCGCCAGTCGCGCACCACCACAGTGATGCTCAGTCAGCCGATCGAGCTAGGCGGCAAGCGTGGCGCGCGAATCGATGTGGCGAGCCGTGCGCAGGATGCCGCCGGCATCGAGCTGGAGCGCAAGCGCAACGCGTTGCGCGCCGATGTCATTCAAGCGTTCAACGGTGCGCAAACTGCGCAGCAACGTTTGCAACTGAGCCGTCAGTCGCTGCAACTGGCCGAACACGGTGTGCGTGTGGCTCAGGGGCGGATCGAGGCGGGCAAGTCGTCGCCGGTGGAAGGCACGCGGGCGCAAGTACAGCTCTCTGAGGTTCGCCTGGAACTGAGCCGCGCCGAGCGTGATCAGGCCAATGCGTACCAGCAACTGGCGCAGGTCATGGGTGCGCCGTTGCCGACTTCGACTACGGTGCAAAGCGCTGCTCAAAGCCTGCCAAGCGTCCCCCCGCCGACCCGATTGCTTGAGCGCCTCAACGAAACGCCGGAACTGCGTCTGGCCAGGTTGCAGATCGATCAGCGCGAGGCATCGCTTGGACTGGAGAAGTCCCAGCGGATTCCCGATCTCACCGTCAGCATCGGCAGTCAGTACAGCGAAACCGAGCGCGAGCGGGTCAACGTGGTCGGGCTGTCGATGCCGATCCCGTTGTTCAACCGCAATCAGGGCAATGTGCTGGCGGCGGCGCGGCGTGCTGATCAGGCGCGGGACCTGCGCAACGCCACCGAGCTGCGTCTGCGCACGGAAATCCAGACCACTTTGGAGCAGTGGCAGACCGCCAACGGTGAAATCCAGGCGTTCGATCGGACCATCCTGCCCGCCGCGCAAAGTGCGGTCGACAGCGCCACTCGCGGTTTCGAAATGGGCAAGTTCGGCTTCCTCGACGTGCTCGACGCTCAGCGCACATTGATCGCCGCTCGCAGCCAATACATCCAGGCGGTGAGCGAGGCCACCGACGCCCGGGTCCGTATCGAACGCATTTTCGGCGACCTCGGCATCAACCGTTGA